The DNA window TGTCAGTTGCGATTGTTTCAGGACTCTGTCAGTTGGAAACTTACGACTTGGCAGGCGCCAGCAGAGCCACCAGAGACCATCTCGGACCAGAGTGTGATATTTCCGTTCTTGTCGGTAAACGCTTTTCGGGCGATGTCGTTGACGGTGAGCTTGATGGCCTTCTCGGGAGCGACACCGACCAACTGCGGTAGCACACCCGAGTAGAGACCTCGGAAACCCTCATTACGGATGACCTTCTGGAAGCAATCGATCGAGTTCTTGTAGAGACGCTGACCAGGTTGGGCACCTCGTTGGTTTTGCAACCGTGTCTTGACCAAATCAATGGGGTACACCATGAAAGCACCGAATGCACCAGCAACACTACCAAGGGCAAAGTTGTAACCAGAAGTCAAGACGCTCATCAGGATACCTCCATCCGcaaccttggccttggtaGCCTCGACGGCATCATAAATGGGGTTGCGCCATGAGGGGTCGAGGACCTTGGCGAAATCGGAGAGTCCCAAGCGGCCAGAGGGCTCGTCAAGGCCAGCAAAGTGGAAGAGGATGTCGGTTTCCATGGGAGTGAAGAGAGAGAAGCGAGTGAGCTTGGCAGCCTCATTCAGGAACTCGGGGCGCGTGATCTTTCCATCCTTGCTCTGGTCGATAGCGCGGCGCAAGATGATCTCAACAAGATCCATGCCACCGATGACGTTTTGGAATGCGCGCACGTTGGCGTAGGAGATCTTGGATCCGATAGAGAGATTGACCAGGGTGTGCAGATTATCGAGAATATGCTCGGACAGCTTGTGGCGCGCTGTCTCGACAATGATGCGCTCAAACTCCTCACCACTGATAAAGCCATCGCCGTCCTTATCAAGCTGGTGGAAGGCCTGTCGGATGCGCTCGCCTTGAAGACCTCGCAGCATTTGGCAGAACTGGGGGTAGTCGAGAGGGTGACGATGCTTCTTGTTGCCAAGGTAAATCTTGGCCCAGTCGGACTCCCAATCGAATGCTAGGTTGTTAGGGCCCTTGTTGAGCTCATACAGAGTACGGAAGTCGTCGTATTTGACAGCTCCGATGCGCTCAACGTCGAAGAGACGGAAGGCAATCTGATATTCGGCATCGGGCTTGCTGAGAAGGTGCTCAAACACGCCCCAGTCGCCTAGACTCACTCTGCCCTTTCCATTGACGTCGGCGACGCTGAAGAGAATGGAGTATTGGTCGCGTGAGATTTTGTGCTGTTTGATTATTGTCAATGTGGTCCAAGTGAACATCCATGCCGAGAAGTAATGCGGCTGGGAAGAATAGTAAGTGACTCACGTAATCTTCGCCGGTGGGCGCAACAGCGTTGATGAATTCCTCGTGTCCAAGATAGAGCTCGCCCGTCTCGGGATCTTTGACAGCATACTGAGTAAATCGTGCCTTTGTGTGGGCAGCAAGCTGCTCCGGCTCGTGTGTCCCAACGACGGCCTCCTTGACGGCCTCGGTGGCCACAGCAAGCTTGGACATTGTAAAATCGGGGGTCGATCGGAGGGGTAGAAACAAGCTTTCGAAAAGTGGAAATTTGTGTTTATAGCAATTGAAGCTGCAAAAGATCAAGACCGGTGCTCAGCAGGTCAAAATCAGAAGTTTGTGGGAGAGTCCGGAGACAAGTCGGCGTCGAAAAATGACACAGGGAGGTGGTCCGACAACGGGCGAAGTACGGGGAAACTCTTTTTAGAGTGGTTCCAACAGCTGAGGTCGACCTGAGGAAGGAACAGAACAGGAACAAAGGATATTCTCTCCTTTGAAAGTCAAAGTCAGAGACAATAGAAGGATTTCAGAAGAGGCTCGGCGAAGCTGAAGGGAAgcgaaagggaaaaaagaaaaagatgcaGAAGCAGAACCAGAggcagaggaggaggaacgaACTGCGTTAATTGGGGAATTTCGAGATGGAGCGAAAGATGAGATAAATTTGCTACCTCCCGCTTCATACAGGCCGGTGGTTGGTCCGGGCGGAGGGGGTGTGCGCGGTAGTGGGTGTGCGCGCCTGACACCTGCTGTACCTTGAGGAGGGGAGCTCACCTTCCAGGGCAGACTTGGAACGAGGTACACACGTgcaagtaggtaggtacctacctacctaggtactaccTAGGCAGGTATACCTCTGTATCGCACCTGAGTCGAGATACTTGTACATGTGTAGCCATCCATTCGTCTTGGGTACTAAACTTGACCAAATGGGATAAACATGCTTGGAGCCCTAACGCTGCATCTTACAGCCTGCTCCTGTACTGAAGCTGCTGGAAGCGCACCTCTGGAATCCTGGAATCAAGGAAACAGCGTGGGGCTCTGGCGGTCTGTCAACCCCGGGCCAGCGGACAGGTAACACATCTATTTGGACCGCTTCAAGCGCGCTCTCGTTGCTTTTGCCTGTTTGAATGAGAATTGAATCTAGGCAAGACTCAGGAGACTTGCCCCTGGACTACTGACTCCGAAGTATAGACAAGAGACATGAACACGAGAGCTGCTTTGGTCACCAGCCTTGATCACCAAACGTCTACCATATTTAGTGGAATCAGGGCCAGAAACAGGAACAAAAACACTGCCATGCCAGCTCTTTGGCACACGGTACCTAGAGGTACATTAGCCATACATGTGGGCGTACAATCTGGATCTGATCAGTGGACCCCTCCAAAATGCTGGACATCCCGGGCATCTCCTGGATAAATTACTTAGCGAGGCTGCTCCCGTACCTGAGCATAACAAGTTTTAATTGCTTGCATCTCATTAGGGATCGAAACACTTCGCTATCAGATTCCATGCAGATATCAGACCTCAATTGTCCAACCTCAACTGGTCCCAAACCTCGCCTGTTGTTTCTTTTCGTTTCGTCATGAAGCCGCGTCTCTTCCGTACCACCGGGAATGCCTCCTTTCCCCGTCCCGGGGTGGCATATCATTGTGGAGATGGACCCCCAGGACTGACCCGCAGAGCCGGAGTTCGGAGAAGAGCCCACTCCTCAATTCAGCATGCACCAAACCGTTTATTTTTGCTTGTGGTTTCGACCAGAGATCCTTTATGTAGCTCGAGTCTATGAATATCAGAGTGACGACCTCGGCTGGCTATATTCGTTCCCCTAATAACCATTCATTCAAGCTTGAGATATATGGGACCTACCGAGTTCAAAAGATGGGCTCATGCCCCATTCTTGACCCTTCTGGGTCCCTCAGCCTTCTCTGACTCTGAGGTGCCAGTATGGAGCGATCCCCTTGTCTCGTGGGAAACATCATGTACTGTCGCGGCTCCGCTGGACCGTAGCGCAGTCAACCGTATTGAAGGCAATATATATCTCCCAGTGTGGAGTTGCCGGCAACGGTCGCCTGATAAAGGACCGCTGTGACAATTGAGACAGAAATCGTTCACCTATTCTCACCTTAAGTGCATATGAACGCGATATCCCGTGCCCCAGGCTCGGAGTCGCGGAGGGTCTGCCCGTGCTTGTGACAGCGAACAATTTCCCTCTTTCCAGAACCTCGTCCAAACCGTGAAGACGTCACATGGTTTCAATGGCTTCTCTAGTCCCGTCTGGGACCTGGTCATTTCAAATTATCGGGATCCGGTCAGGTCACGAGCATGGCACGGTGCTATTCTTTGACCGAATTTGGCCAAGGTGAGGGTCAAAAGGAGCTCATAGACTACCTACAGGTTATTCTTCATGCTGCTTACCCTACTTCTCCTCGCGCACAGGTATTCACAACCTGGACATGACGGGCATAACGGGGAAATTGTGTCCTACAACGTCGGTTGCTGGTCTTTAAAGGAGTTCTTCCCAATGGGCCACTTCTCGTTCACGTCCATGGGATTTTAGCATTATCGTCCTTCTTTTCCAAAATGCCGGATTTTCCCGTCTCGCACAAATTCAACTCAAATTTCCCGTCTGTCGGTTCTAGCCCAACACCCAAACGGATAACCCCTGTTTTGACATTGTTAGTGGAGACGTGTCCGGTCAAGGGGAATCCTCCGTGGGGAAAAATCGGGGTTTCCAAGCTAAGGTCGGGGTAAATTCGCTCTTGTTCTGATTACATTTTGGCGTAGACGAATCATATCTAGCTTTATGATCTTGATCTTGGTTGAATCGTATCTGAGATCTGTAGTACATGATGAGATCATTGAGTTAATAGCTCACCCGTAAAACAATCCCCTTGCGATGGTCCGCTTGGTTTCGTAATCAACCTCTCATTGCTCAGCTTGCACTCCATTTCATTAAGTTATGTTTGACAAGAGACCGATGTCACGACGACTTGTTTAAGCAAAAGAATTGAGGATTAGATATCATACACGCGTCCAGAGCCTCTAATAGTCTATATGTTGTTGTAAATGCAAACCGGGTGCCTATGGGGTTGCCGGTCACGGCAGTTGtagttgtggtggtggtggctcaTATCTGCCCAAAGGCTACATCCTTATGATAATCCCATTCCTGTTGATCTGGTCTATCGCCGACTCCTCTGTTTGTAGAGTCGCGAGCCAGTCACCACTCAAGAAACTCAGCTCGACCACCGCGGTCCCTGAATCAGAATCCCCATACGCCCCCATCCGTGGTTCGTCTCCCAGTTGCACGTTGCCTTAATACGATCGCAGGCCTGTAGAACCAGTACTGGTCGAACCATCTCCCGTGACGCCGATTTCCGAAGATGTATTAGCCGGCCAAATAGGCAATGAAATGATGATAATAAACGCAGTCGCACAGTCATAATATTCGTAACAGTCATCCAGAGTCGTTATACAGTGTtgttctttccttcttcaccACACACACGAACTGGAGAGTTCAAGGGTGGAAGGGGCAAGGAAGTGTAGGTCGGGGACAGCGTGAGGAGAGTTGTTGTGACTCCGGATAATTAATGTTGTGGTTGCGCCCAACCCAGATCAGTTATTAGTGAATAAGTGTTGTCAAGAAAAAGCGCCAGTCTCGACTATGAGATTATAACAAAAAAAGGCTGGGCTTGCTGGTGTAGGCCGAGGCCAGGCGCGAGGTTGGGAAATAAGTAGAAGTGCAAATGCTTTGATCCCGGCCCGGTTCTAGGATGGTGCCAGGAAGGGTATCCCGGTCCGGTAAGAGCTCATCAGTCAGTAAACTGacaacaaaaaaacaaaagtTCACAGCCATTCATCACGGAATGGTGAGGGACTTTCAACCCTCAATGGGAATAAGCTGGGGCTGCGCAATGGGTACTTCAGCGCTGTCTTCACGGTACGCGTCGAGCTCTTGGCGAACAGGAGCCACCTGTTGAGGAAGAGTGAATCCGGCATCCAGCGCTGACTGAACCAACAAAGAAGCTTCCTTGTACCGGCGGTCTGTGTACTTGTCGAATACTGCGGCATGGTGTAGGTGAGGACGATCACAGCATTCAATCATCATCGTGACTAGGCTTCGCAACTGGCCCCAGGTATAACCCGAGTAGTAAACATGCTGCTTGGTCTGGATACGTTGTCAGCTTTGTTTTATTAACGGCAACGGTGTTTTCTTACCCAGTCGCCCTTCTTGAGAATGAGTCGTGAAAGACAGTGCGCACCTGCAGCAAGGAAGCTTGGGCGTGACGCAACAAATCGCTCGTCCATGATGGTCAACTCAAGGAAGTATTTCGCTAGAGTACGAGTGTCCAAGTCGTAGTCATCAGCCTTGCTAACACGTCGCAAGAAGCTCATAGGACCAGGCCAGCCAAGCTCGAAGCTCAGCATACTAAGCATGAAGCGCTCGGCCTTTAGAACTTCGTCGGCGGTATATCCATTGTCGACCATGTACACAATCTCTCCAAGAGAAGGACAGTTAATCTCTTCGTATTTGGAGGCTACCAAAATGGCTGTTGCTCCCACAAGTTGAAGCTTGCCAATCGACACGATCTTCTGAGAAAGAAAACGGTCGATGTAATTGACGGTCAAGAAGAGGGTTTCAGGCAAAAGACCGAATCGGTTGTGAACTTGCACAAGCCAATCCATGAGGACGGATCGCATTGACCATTGAATCTCGGTCTGGTTGTCCATATAGTGAGGGTTGGGGAGCATCTTGTTCTGCAAAGTATTGTTAGTGCTGAGATCAGGTGTCTCGAAACGTCACATACCTCGAGCTCGCGCATATACTCAAAAATCTCGTCGCCATACTCAGCCACCATGCTAACATCCCACATCTCCTCTTCAATCTCGTCTTGAGTACGTGTTCGCTCCACTTCCTCGCGGGCGTCTTCAAGTTCACGTTGGACGCGGGCTGTCAGACGTGGTTGAGGAATGATCTCAGTAGCACCGCCAGCAGTCATATCTCGAGAACGAACCGAGTACGCCGTTGTGTACGCTTGGTCCTGGTCGTCATAatcctcatcgtcttcatcttcc is part of the Fusarium poae strain DAOMC 252244 chromosome 4, whole genome shotgun sequence genome and encodes:
- a CDS encoding hypothetical protein (BUSCO:8561at5125) is translated as MSKLAVATEAVKEAVVGTHEPEQLAAHTKARFTQYAVKDPETGELYLGHEEFINAVAPTGEDYHKISRDQYSILFSVADVNGKGRVSLGDWGVFEHLLSKPDAEYQIAFRLFDVERIGAVKYDDFRTLYELNKGPNNLAFDWESDWAKIYLGNKKHRHPLDYPQFCQMLRGLQGERIRQAFHQLDKDGDGFISGEEFERIIVETARHKLSEHILDNLHTLVNLSIGSKISYANVRAFQNVIGGMDLVEIILRRAIDQSKDGKITRPEFLNEAAKLTRFSLFTPMETDILFHFAGLDEPSGRLGLSDFAKVLDPSWRNPIYDAVEATKAKVADGGILMSVLTSGYNFALGSVAGAFGAFMVYPIDLVKTRLQNQRGAQPGQRLYKNSIDCFQKVIRNEGFRGLYSGVLPQLVGVAPEKAIKLTVNDIARKAFTDKNGNITLWSEMVSGGSAGACQVVFTNPLEIVKIRLQVQGEVAKTVEGTPKRSAMWIVRNLGLVGLYKGASACLLRDVPFSAIYFPTYSHLKKDFFGESPTHKLGVLQLLTAGAIAGMPAAYLTTPCDVIKTRLQVEARKGEATYNGLRHAAKTIWKEEGLTAFFKGGPARIFRSSPQFGFTLAAYEVLQTVLPMPGTQKEKIPTGVSDALSTVKGSLDTSPYGRSRNALKVILDLDEDFGKVKLPNEKGWRSLPKIMGGGGQ
- a CDS encoding hypothetical protein (BUSCO:11513at5125) produces the protein MDAKPFRPRGAENAPHLHHQHKSKGNLANMAKSTTSAGFRGAAKRAAFGDVTNVSKQVGQIRDDGKSIKVYATNGVNHGLTGAKENGTHGKEAFSRPAQRLANQASTRTTLENKNFDANKKTYVRQDDHVATKPPVPSSIQNAPSLQPRHHKSQPQLKPQQQPASLRRTQSKQLDKAVVRPEADVSYRVTNPAGFQLQETEYPYDHAAYLDSMYLPIEAGAPLDVLRKEEYPEPPAKLPEISEDDTAIHSFEEGPMPAMSEPEECWEDEDDEDYDDQDQAYTTAYSVRSRDMTAGGATEIIPQPRLTARVQRELEDAREEVERTRTQDEIEEEMWDVSMVAEYGDEIFEYMRELENKMLPNPHYMDNQTEIQWSMRSVLMDWLVQVHNRFGLLPETLFLTVNYIDRFLSQKIVSIGKLQLVGATAILVASKYEEINCPSLGEIVYMVDNGYTADEVLKAERFMLSMLSFELGWPGPMSFLRRVSKADDYDLDTRTLAKYFLELTIMDERFVASRPSFLAAGAHCLSRLILKKGDWTKQHVYYSGYTWGQLRSLVTMMIECCDRPHLHHAAVFDKYTDRRYKEASLLVQSALDAGFTLPQQVAPVRQELDAYREDSAEVPIAQPQLIPIEG